A stretch of Chitinivibrionales bacterium DNA encodes these proteins:
- a CDS encoding beta-ketoacyl synthase chain length factor produces the protein MNPKPFSVRGFCAVVPADDKTWQAEIPAHLKRRDPRIWHMAYVAVARLLKEAPERPRSMAVGTALGALDETKSFLDGIFKDGFGSPKNFIASVHNSMAGKLALEFKIDGPNLTLCDGQNSFASALASCVLFPSSAFPCLVVAVDESIPLVNELAPRLSPACAAHLKDGGREAAIALLLDRRVIPESPSIRAIGPVALAGKEPSALGAELAARLDNGSASSISPIENCRSFASAPLQAYGRLLSKQPGRLVIVSYSPSSKACAAVEVRL, from the coding sequence ATGAACCCGAAACCCTTTTCCGTGCGCGGATTCTGCGCCGTGGTCCCCGCCGACGACAAAACATGGCAGGCCGAGATTCCGGCCCACCTCAAGCGCCGCGATCCGCGCATATGGCACATGGCCTACGTCGCGGTGGCGCGGCTCCTCAAGGAAGCGCCGGAACGGCCGCGGTCAATGGCCGTGGGCACCGCGCTCGGCGCGCTTGACGAAACAAAAAGTTTTCTCGACGGTATTTTCAAGGACGGGTTCGGCTCGCCGAAAAACTTCATCGCCTCGGTGCACAACAGCATGGCCGGGAAGCTCGCGCTCGAGTTCAAGATCGACGGCCCGAACCTCACACTGTGCGACGGACAGAACTCTTTTGCGTCCGCGCTCGCGTCCTGCGTATTGTTCCCGAGCAGCGCGTTCCCCTGCCTCGTGGTGGCGGTCGACGAGTCAATACCGCTTGTAAACGAGCTCGCTCCGCGCCTTTCGCCCGCGTGCGCGGCGCATCTCAAGGACGGCGGCCGGGAGGCCGCAATCGCGCTGCTTCTTGACAGAAGGGTGATACCGGAATCGCCCTCGATTCGCGCCATCGGCCCTGTCGCGCTCGCCGGGAAGGAACCGTCCGCCCTGGGCGCCGAGCTCGCCGCGCGGCTGGATAACGGTTCAGCATCATCAATTTCCCCCATTGAAAACTGCCGATCGTTCGCCAGCGCGCCGTTGCAGGCGTACGGGCGGTTACTGTCCAAACAGCCGGGCAGACTGGTGATAGTTTCGTATTCTCCTTCGTCAAAAGCCTGCGCCGCAGTGGAGGTACGTCTATGA
- a CDS encoding beta-ketoacyl synthase N-terminal-like domain-containing protein translates to MCAAGSGVDAGCAAIYKGKDCLTPLSIFESGLKTAPLSGQVQNLRDDFKSPNRTIALAAIAASEALETFTNRKGLSFGLVFATTVGGITRSELFYKAYKADPNAVSTAAQELAYHEPCAASGWLCEKFELNGFFTVSTACSTGLHAVGMAKRLVEQNVFDACLAVGADTLSLLTIRGFSSLMLIDPSGCKPFDRRRAGTSLGEGAGAMLVASERAADALGAAPLGWISGWGASADCHHMTAPHPTGAGAQKAVQAALGEAGLAAKDIDMIASHGTATPDNDRSEISAMRAVFGEPPPFFSLKRTLGHTLAASGILEAVFAVRALKDGIVPPTAGFEVADEAIGAAPSLYRTATMRRVLKNSFGFGGNNAAAVFSLSKEQVTS, encoded by the coding sequence GTGTGCGCGGCGGGTTCCGGCGTTGACGCCGGCTGCGCCGCGATCTATAAGGGAAAAGACTGCCTCACCCCGCTTTCCATTTTCGAATCCGGCCTGAAAACCGCACCGCTCTCGGGACAGGTCCAAAACCTTCGGGACGATTTCAAATCCCCCAACAGGACCATCGCGCTTGCCGCCATCGCCGCGTCAGAAGCGCTGGAAACCTTCACAAACAGGAAAGGCCTGTCATTCGGGCTCGTGTTCGCCACCACCGTGGGCGGGATCACGCGATCCGAGCTGTTTTACAAAGCGTACAAGGCCGACCCGAACGCCGTCTCAACCGCTGCGCAGGAACTTGCCTATCACGAACCGTGCGCCGCGTCCGGGTGGCTGTGCGAAAAATTCGAGCTCAACGGTTTTTTCACCGTGTCAACCGCCTGCTCAACGGGACTGCACGCGGTGGGCATGGCAAAGCGGCTCGTTGAGCAAAATGTGTTCGACGCGTGCCTTGCCGTCGGGGCCGACACGCTCTCGCTGCTCACCATCCGCGGGTTTTCGAGCCTCATGCTCATTGACCCCTCGGGCTGCAAGCCGTTCGACCGCCGCCGCGCCGGCACGAGCCTCGGCGAGGGCGCGGGAGCCATGCTTGTCGCATCGGAAAGGGCCGCCGACGCGCTCGGCGCCGCGCCGCTCGGGTGGATCAGCGGATGGGGCGCGTCCGCCGACTGTCACCACATGACCGCGCCGCACCCCACGGGCGCGGGCGCGCAGAAGGCGGTGCAGGCCGCGCTTGGCGAGGCCGGGCTTGCGGCCAAAGACATCGACATGATCGCCTCGCACGGCACCGCCACGCCCGACAACGACCGGTCGGAAATCTCGGCCATGCGGGCCGTGTTCGGCGAGCCGCCGCCGTTCTTCTCCCTCAAGCGCACGCTCGGCCATACGCTCGCCGCGTCGGGCATTCTCGAGGCGGTGTTCGCGGTACGCGCCCTGAAAGACGGTATCGTGCCGCCCACTGCCGGCTTCGAGGTTGCCGACGAGGCCATAGGCGCGGCGCCGAGCCTGTACCGCACGGCAACCATGCGGCGCGTGCTGAAAAATTCGTTCGGGTTCGGCGGCAACAACGCCGCCGCGGTGTTCTCCCTGTCAAAAGAGCAGGTGACGTCATGA
- a CDS encoding phosphopantetheine-binding protein, producing MEALIDKLKSQIITVLKLSDVKPEDIDADAPLVGAGLGLDSIDTLELLVLLEKEYGVTIPDVNVGRKVFASVRSLAAYIEENRPKEK from the coding sequence ATGGAAGCATTGATCGACAAGCTCAAGAGCCAGATCATCACCGTGCTGAAACTGTCGGATGTCAAGCCCGAGGACATCGACGCGGACGCGCCGCTCGTGGGCGCGGGGCTGGGGCTCGACTCCATCGACACGCTCGAGCTGCTCGTGCTCCTCGAAAAGGAATACGGCGTGACGATCCCGGATGTCAATGTTGGCAGGAAGGTGTTCGCCTCGGTGCGCTCGCTTGCTGCGTACATAGAAGAAAACCGTCCCAAGGAGAAATAA
- a CDS encoding beta-ketoacyl synthase N-terminal-like domain-containing protein, protein MSRPLYIESFSALLPDGIYSMRGVIPWESGQKGAQDVTRRQVLDKPYVNFGKLSLSDRLVFGASSLILSRYPLQSKETAAITLGIRAGSLSTDLRYMESVMAGFPSPAVFSATLPSSAIADVAIYFELKGPNRVCAGDAASGLTALELACLLLDNGKASAALVLSVNAIEPEDFESPLLDQTIERQNRAFAFLLNTVHQNGGLGFRLNASFSHSDKEVRGGAGELYFTELTRLLVQKINGGVSAALGGIEAGISIHKEF, encoded by the coding sequence ATGAGCAGGCCTCTTTACATCGAATCTTTTTCCGCCCTGCTTCCGGACGGAATTTACAGCATGCGAGGAGTTATCCCCTGGGAAAGCGGCCAGAAGGGCGCGCAGGACGTCACGCGGCGGCAGGTGCTTGACAAACCATATGTCAATTTCGGCAAGCTTTCCCTTTCCGACAGGCTTGTCTTTGGCGCGTCATCGCTCATCCTTTCCCGCTATCCTCTCCAAAGTAAAGAAACCGCCGCCATCACGCTCGGGATCCGCGCGGGCTCGCTGTCCACCGACCTGCGTTACATGGAGTCGGTCATGGCCGGTTTTCCAAGCCCTGCTGTTTTCTCCGCGACGCTTCCGTCGTCCGCCATCGCCGACGTTGCCATTTATTTTGAGCTCAAGGGACCCAACCGGGTATGTGCGGGCGATGCGGCGAGCGGACTCACCGCGCTTGAACTTGCCTGCCTCCTGCTTGACAATGGCAAGGCGAGCGCCGCGCTGGTGCTGTCGGTCAACGCGATTGAGCCGGAGGATTTCGAGTCCCCGCTGCTTGACCAGACGATCGAGCGCCAAAACCGGGCATTTGCGTTTCTCCTGAACACCGTTCATCAAAACGGCGGCCTCGGATTCAGACTCAACGCCTCGTTCAGCCATTCGGACAAAGAGGTGCGGGGTGGCGCTGGGGAATTGTATTTTACCGAACTGACGAGGTTGCTTGTCCAGAAAATAAACGGCGGCGTTTCCGCGGCCTTGGGCGGCATCGAGGCGGGCATTTCAATCCATAAGGAATTTTGA
- a CDS encoding beta-ketoacyl synthase N-terminal-like domain-containing protein has protein sequence MSTAQKKAVVLEQGNILCGLGELEETVTDLFEGASAIIPGPCFGVPVAYAPFKDVSWRSLDASVKALAPSIDLFSIDKKDIVFIFCAAKGDIAQLEEYCTAKKPPGAFLPLLSSQAEYAKKFLGINAARAIVISDACASGATGVEVGRDMLLAGRASAAVIFGFDGISRFVATGFHSLNALSPAGAKPFDARRDGLTIGDGAAIALLTYREPYSGDIIVAGAGSSNDANHRTGPSRTGEGLFRAAQAALADAAVQPPDIGGVKCHGTATNYNDAMEAKALFSLFGEEIPPCFSMKGAIGHTSGAGSLLEILVAAECLARRLVPPTARFSSLGVDEKIPVSDSMQHLRGQSLLCLSAGFGGINAAAVLTEAA, from the coding sequence ATGAGCACGGCGCAGAAGAAAGCGGTGGTGCTGGAGCAAGGCAACATCCTGTGCGGCCTCGGTGAGCTTGAGGAAACCGTCACGGATCTGTTTGAAGGCGCAAGCGCCATTATACCCGGCCCGTGCTTCGGAGTGCCGGTGGCCTACGCGCCGTTCAAGGACGTTTCGTGGCGCAGCCTTGACGCGAGCGTAAAGGCGCTCGCGCCGTCCATTGATTTATTCTCCATTGACAAGAAAGATATTGTTTTCATCTTCTGCGCGGCAAAGGGCGACATTGCGCAGCTCGAAGAGTATTGCACCGCAAAAAAGCCGCCCGGTGCGTTCCTTCCCCTGCTTTCCTCGCAGGCCGAGTATGCAAAAAAATTCCTTGGAATAAACGCAGCGCGCGCCATCGTGATTTCGGACGCATGCGCATCAGGCGCGACCGGCGTAGAGGTCGGCCGCGATATGCTTCTTGCCGGCCGCGCAAGCGCGGCCGTTATTTTCGGGTTCGACGGCATATCGCGGTTCGTGGCCACCGGGTTCCACTCGCTCAACGCGCTGTCGCCCGCAGGCGCAAAACCGTTCGACGCCCGCCGCGACGGACTCACCATCGGCGACGGCGCGGCAATCGCGCTCTTGACATACAGGGAACCTTATAGCGGCGACATCATTGTCGCTGGAGCGGGAAGTTCAAACGACGCCAACCACCGCACCGGGCCGTCGCGCACCGGCGAGGGGCTTTTTCGCGCCGCTCAGGCCGCGCTCGCGGATGCGGCCGTGCAGCCTCCAGACATCGGCGGCGTGAAATGCCATGGCACCGCCACCAACTACAACGACGCCATGGAAGCAAAGGCGCTGTTCAGCTTGTTCGGCGAGGAAATTCCGCCCTGCTTTTCCATGAAGGGTGCCATCGGCCATACAAGCGGCGCAGGCTCGCTGTTGGAAATCCTTGTCGCCGCGGAATGCCTGGCCCGCAGGCTTGTCCCTCCCACTGCCAGATTTTCAAGTCTCGGCGTTGACGAAAAAATCCCCGTGTCCGATTCGATGCAACATCTTCGCGGCCAGTCGCTGCTGTGCCTTTCGGCAGGTTTCGGCGGAATCAACGCCGCGGCCGTTCTGACGGAGGCCGCATGA
- the serS gene encoding serine--tRNA ligase, whose protein sequence is MLDPQFIRDNPDLVKKAAAAKNCSVDIDKLLGLDEKRRQIIRDVESLKNTRNAKSPEIARLKKEKKDTELAALMAEMKNVSDKVKELDEQQKAVEGEIRGLSIWIPNIPHASVPHGAGAADNTVVAEWGSQAAFDFAPKDHIQLGTALDIIDFPRGAKVAGAGFPVYKGAGALLERALINFMLDTHTRKNGYREIFPPFLVNADSLFGTGQLPKSQDQMYYINEDQLYCVPTAEVPVTNLHRDELLDASALPVRYCAYSACFRREAGSYGKDTKGFLRVHEFNKIELVKFVAPETSYDELEKLRADAEGILKALGLAYRVLMLCDADLSFAAAKCYDLEAWAPGEKKFLEVSSCSNFEDFQARRMNIRFRPKAGEKPRFVHTLNGSGLATARILVAILETYQTTTGSIRIPEVLQPYMHGMKEIIKG, encoded by the coding sequence ATGCTCGACCCGCAATTCATCCGCGACAACCCGGACCTCGTGAAAAAGGCCGCCGCTGCCAAGAACTGCAGCGTTGACATAGACAAACTGCTCGGGCTCGACGAGAAGCGGCGGCAAATCATCCGCGACGTTGAATCGCTCAAGAACACGCGCAACGCCAAATCGCCCGAAATCGCCAGGCTCAAGAAGGAAAAGAAAGACACGGAGCTTGCCGCGCTCATGGCGGAAATGAAAAATGTTTCCGATAAAGTAAAGGAGCTTGACGAGCAGCAGAAGGCGGTGGAAGGGGAGATTCGCGGCCTGTCGATATGGATTCCCAATATCCCGCACGCGAGCGTGCCGCACGGCGCCGGCGCGGCCGACAACACGGTGGTCGCCGAATGGGGGAGCCAGGCGGCGTTTGACTTTGCGCCCAAAGACCATATCCAGCTCGGCACGGCGCTTGACATCATAGACTTCCCGCGCGGCGCAAAGGTGGCGGGCGCGGGCTTTCCCGTGTACAAGGGCGCGGGCGCGCTGCTCGAGCGGGCGCTCATCAATTTCATGCTCGACACGCACACGCGGAAAAACGGCTACCGCGAGATATTCCCGCCGTTCCTGGTAAACGCCGACAGCCTGTTCGGCACGGGGCAGCTCCCCAAGTCGCAGGACCAGATGTATTACATCAACGAGGACCAGCTCTACTGCGTCCCCACGGCCGAGGTGCCGGTGACCAACCTTCACCGGGACGAGCTGCTCGACGCCTCGGCGCTGCCCGTGCGCTACTGCGCGTACAGCGCGTGCTTCAGGCGCGAGGCGGGAAGCTACGGCAAGGACACCAAGGGGTTTTTGCGCGTGCACGAGTTCAACAAGATCGAGCTTGTCAAGTTCGTGGCGCCCGAAACGTCGTACGACGAGCTGGAAAAACTGCGCGCCGACGCGGAAGGCATTCTCAAGGCGCTCGGGCTTGCGTACCGGGTGCTCATGCTGTGCGACGCGGACCTTTCGTTCGCCGCCGCCAAGTGTTACGACCTCGAGGCATGGGCGCCGGGCGAGAAAAAATTCCTCGAAGTGTCGTCGTGCAGCAATTTCGAGGACTTCCAGGCGCGCCGCATGAACATTCGGTTCCGGCCCAAGGCCGGCGAAAAGCCCAGGTTCGTGCACACGCTCAACGGCAGCGGGCTCGCGACCGCGCGAATACTTGTCGCAATACTTGAAACCTATCAGACGACCACAGGATCAATCAGAATTCCCGAAGTGCTACAGCCGTACATGCACGGGATGAAAGAAATTATAAAAGGTTGA
- a CDS encoding HAMP domain-containing sensor histidine kinase: MANPTLYHLLMRIRPFTGRYVLLLLCIAGFIWYAQYTRTIIMELQEESVSVTQTYAELIRTAITERMNNEEMNVIFEEIIRKANIPVIIADTSWNPVMWRNVMKGPFFHRTEVAPHDTSAAAVEQIRKSIVEFKKSYTPKVLYLSETKMRLGYLVFGNSELIHGLSRMPFIETGLVAAFIFFAFLGFHNIRVTERSNLWVGLAKETAHQLGTPISSLMGWIEYIRGVTDTDEPVEPEEFVKQVHTVTENMESDLSRLRKVTSRFSQIGSVPALMACDINTVLNDAATYFRTRLPFLGKHIEIRLTQGELPQITANKQLIEWVFENLLKNSVDAIVKADGLIEIKTEHVAGDRLVRITHTDNGKGIQWEDQKKIFAPGYTTKKRGWGLGLTLAKRIVEDYHKGKIYLLWSQKDKGTAFCIDLPVGVEKYMDKKQTPDVTGGKA; this comes from the coding sequence ATGGCCAACCCAACCCTCTACCACCTCCTCATGCGCATCCGTCCCTTTACCGGGCGGTACGTGCTGCTGCTGCTGTGCATCGCCGGGTTCATCTGGTACGCGCAGTACACGCGCACCATCATCATGGAGCTTCAGGAGGAATCGGTGAGCGTGACTCAGACCTACGCCGAGCTCATCCGCACCGCCATCACCGAGCGCATGAACAACGAGGAGATGAACGTCATCTTCGAGGAGATCATCCGCAAGGCCAACATTCCCGTGATCATCGCGGACACGTCGTGGAACCCGGTCATGTGGCGCAACGTGATGAAGGGGCCGTTTTTCCACCGCACCGAGGTGGCGCCGCACGACACGTCCGCGGCCGCGGTCGAGCAGATACGGAAAAGCATCGTTGAGTTCAAAAAAAGCTACACGCCCAAGGTGCTTTACCTGAGCGAGACCAAGATGAGGCTCGGGTATCTCGTGTTCGGCAACAGCGAGCTCATCCACGGTCTGTCGCGGATGCCCTTTATTGAAACGGGGCTGGTCGCGGCGTTCATCTTCTTCGCCTTTCTGGGGTTCCACAACATCCGCGTCACGGAGCGGAGCAACCTGTGGGTGGGGCTCGCCAAGGAGACCGCGCACCAGCTCGGCACGCCCATCTCGTCGCTCATGGGATGGATCGAGTACATCCGCGGCGTCACCGACACCGACGAGCCGGTGGAGCCGGAGGAGTTTGTCAAGCAGGTGCACACCGTGACCGAGAACATGGAGAGCGACCTGTCGCGGCTGCGCAAGGTGACGAGCCGGTTCTCGCAGATAGGCTCGGTGCCCGCCCTCATGGCGTGCGACATCAACACGGTGCTCAACGACGCGGCCACCTATTTCCGCACGCGGCTGCCGTTTCTCGGCAAGCATATCGAGATCCGGCTCACGCAGGGCGAATTGCCGCAGATCACGGCGAACAAGCAGCTCATCGAATGGGTGTTCGAGAACCTGCTCAAGAACTCGGTTGACGCGATTGTCAAGGCGGACGGCCTCATCGAGATCAAGACGGAACATGTGGCGGGCGACCGCCTCGTGCGCATCACCCACACCGACAACGGCAAGGGGATACAGTGGGAGGACCAGAAGAAGATTTTCGCGCCGGGCTACACCACCAAGAAGCGCGGCTGGGGCCTGGGGCTCACGCTGGCCAAGCGCATCGTTGAGGATTACCATAAAGGAAAGATCTACCTTTTGTGGTCGCAGAAGGACAAAGGAACGGCCTTCTGCATCGATTTGCCGGTGGGAGTGGAAAAGTATATGGATAAAAAACAAACGCCTGACGTTACGGGCGGGAAGGCGTGA
- a CDS encoding bifunctional response regulator/alkaline phosphatase family protein: protein MSGTRKKVLWADDEIEFLRAHIMFLETRGYSVTPVFSGHDAIHLIQENPKAFDIVLLDEQMPGKDGLTTLEEIKEMVPDLPVVMVTKSEEEHLMDEALGKKIDGYLTKPVNPSQILSVCKKLLDSKQIISTQITQKFVRSYSDIRLSMSTRMTAKEWTTLFDNLTKWDLELEKVEDEGLRQAHAGQKSDCNTAFGDFIAENYVQWLKGENNPPLLSPGVVEAFLVPRLREGKKVYFVVLDCMRLDQYCAIELLLRKYFDIERNYFFSILPTATPFARNALFAGKFPLDIAQDYPELWKTPSDDESSLNRFERQLLARKLKGCGLDFADDPKYVKILDASDSKEFLKKIGSYEKDRLVSIVVNFVDMLTHSRSTSTILQEIAPDEAAFRSLTQSWFQFSNIFAILKEFAAQDCTVILTTDHGSTLCTRGTEVYGSRELSKNLRYKFGENITCDERHALFLSDPTVFRLPAFSLNSYCIIARENYYFVYPDKFENFQKQYQNSFQHGGISMEEIIIPLAVMKPK from the coding sequence ATGAGCGGCACCAGAAAAAAAGTCCTCTGGGCGGACGATGAGATAGAATTCCTCCGCGCGCACATCATGTTCCTCGAGACGCGCGGCTACAGCGTGACGCCCGTGTTTTCCGGCCATGACGCGATACACCTGATCCAGGAAAATCCAAAGGCGTTCGACATTGTCCTGCTCGACGAGCAGATGCCGGGCAAGGACGGCCTTACCACGCTCGAGGAGATAAAGGAAATGGTGCCCGACCTGCCCGTGGTGATGGTGACCAAGAGCGAAGAGGAGCACCTCATGGACGAGGCGCTCGGCAAGAAAATAGACGGCTACCTCACCAAGCCGGTCAACCCGAGCCAGATCCTTTCGGTGTGCAAGAAGCTGCTCGATTCAAAGCAGATCATCTCCACGCAGATCACGCAGAAATTCGTGCGCAGCTATTCCGACATCCGGCTGTCGATGTCGACCCGCATGACCGCGAAAGAGTGGACCACCCTGTTCGACAACCTTACCAAATGGGACCTCGAGCTGGAGAAGGTGGAGGACGAAGGCCTGCGCCAGGCGCACGCGGGCCAGAAATCGGACTGCAACACGGCGTTCGGCGATTTCATCGCGGAAAACTACGTGCAGTGGCTCAAGGGCGAAAACAACCCGCCGCTGCTCTCGCCGGGCGTGGTGGAGGCGTTTCTGGTGCCGCGGCTCAGGGAGGGCAAGAAGGTCTATTTCGTGGTGCTTGACTGCATGCGACTCGACCAGTACTGCGCCATCGAGCTCCTGCTGCGCAAGTACTTCGACATCGAGCGCAATTATTTCTTTTCCATCCTGCCCACGGCCACGCCGTTCGCGCGCAACGCGCTGTTCGCGGGCAAATTCCCGCTCGACATCGCGCAGGACTATCCCGAGCTGTGGAAAACGCCGTCGGACGACGAGAGCAGCCTCAACCGGTTCGAGCGCCAGCTCCTCGCCCGCAAGCTCAAGGGCTGCGGCCTGGACTTTGCCGACGACCCGAAGTACGTCAAGATCCTTGACGCATCGGACTCAAAGGAGTTCCTCAAGAAGATCGGGTCCTACGAGAAGGACCGGCTCGTGTCCATCGTGGTGAACTTCGTTGACATGCTCACGCACAGCCGCTCCACCTCCACCATCCTGCAGGAGATCGCGCCCGACGAGGCCGCGTTCCGCTCCCTCACGCAGTCGTGGTTCCAGTTCTCCAACATTTTCGCGATCCTCAAGGAGTTCGCGGCGCAGGACTGCACCGTGATCCTCACCACCGACCACGGCAGCACCCTGTGCACGCGCGGCACCGAGGTGTACGGCAGCAGGGAGCTTTCCAAGAACCTGCGCTACAAGTTCGGCGAGAACATCACCTGCGACGAGCGCCACGCGCTGTTCCTGAGCGATCCCACGGTGTTCAGGCTGCCCGCGTTCTCGCTCAATTCTTATTGCATCATCGCGCGGGAGAATTACTACTTTGTCTATCCCGACAAGTTCGAGAATTTCCAGAAGCAGTACCAGAACAGCTTTCAGCACGGCGGGATATCGATGGAAGAGATTATTATTCCGCTCGCGGTGATGAAGCCAAAATAA
- the tsaE gene encoding tRNA (adenosine(37)-N6)-threonylcarbamoyltransferase complex ATPase subunit type 1 TsaE, which yields MPEKIISHSVEETRKAGARVARTAGAGDVFALTGELGTGKTEFVRGFVEALCGPAAVRSPTFSIVNIHDAPDFPVYHFDFYRLKKKDELQEIGFYEYVTGGVTIIEWADMFPEVLPENARQIKFMDNGQNERVILLD from the coding sequence ATGCCCGAAAAAATCATCTCCCATTCGGTCGAGGAAACGCGCAAGGCGGGCGCACGGGTCGCAAGAACGGCCGGCGCCGGCGATGTGTTCGCCCTTACCGGCGAGCTCGGGACCGGCAAGACCGAGTTCGTGCGGGGGTTCGTGGAGGCGCTGTGCGGCCCGGCCGCGGTGCGGAGCCCAACGTTCTCTATTGTCAATATCCACGACGCGCCGGATTTTCCCGTCTACCACTTCGATTTCTACCGTCTCAAGAAAAAGGACGAGCTGCAGGAGATCGGGTTCTACGAGTATGTCACCGGCGGCGTCACCATCATCGAATGGGCGGACATGTTCCCGGAGGTGCTGCCGGAAAATGCGCGGCAAATTAAATTCATGGATAATGGGCAAAACGAACGGGTGATACTCTTGGATTGA